CTAAAATCAGTAtttatattttccatactgttctctatacaattcttaaggtgctgacagggagaatttgctcaagaatcaagagcttcttcagttggtgatcattttcatttattctcctgacttttatgtttgattcaggggtgattttgtaaggagaaattagatgttagtcactagGGGTGTCTATTCCCTGATGGATAGTAACTAATATGATGGTGTGCTCTTgtgaacaaaaataaacaaaaaaaaattatctaaacTTGTTAAGTTTTAATTAGCAGATTAACCAGTATGGTAAAATGTTTACTTAATTTGTCCTTAATTTCTGTTGCTCTATAATTAtggttatcattatttttattatcaatattagtattattattgctatttttGTCTCTGGACCAGGTTATGATCTATTGATATGTGTCATCTCTGCTGGTTTTAGGCAAGAACAATTTGCCCAAGGTTACCTGCCATTTTGGCAACActtaacaatttgtttttcagcatttttaaAATGAGTTGAATTACGCacatattttgattggttcttacatATGATCTATGAAAGAAAGACACATGATGACATCACTATTAATAATTTTGGCttctttattatgtaaaacaataatattttgtcTCTCTTATctccatctctcttatttccacctaCAAACATTATGttattgacattgctgatcctagcagtatgcaggacatgTGTCATAcaaacttcgtaatagaccttgctcactgtggagtctctgtggctcaggTAGAGTATCAGAGcacagaatctgaaggtctgaggtttgatttcttgtggggactcagaattttttctttgtcccacgcttgtgacaagacaaaaaaagcatctttctttaattataTTTTGTGTTTCCATGGGTCCTTGCTTCAGTAGATCACAGAAGACTTCAAAAGGTGGTGAGAACATCAGCTTCACCTCAcgagccacttttttgttcttaccacatatTTGATGTTATCTATAATCTACTACTGAACAGACAACATGTAAATTTTTGGTTAATCAACACATTACAGTAACTGTTATTAGTACCACTgtcattattgtttttataataccctattattattattgttattattgttattattattattattattattattattattattattattactattttaaaaactgTCAGTAATTCTGATTGCAAATTTACTGGTCTTACAACAGGCTGACATATTCCCAGAAACTGGTGGGCGTGTGTTTTATAATGAGGCTGTGATGTCAATGAATGCAGTTCCAACTGTAAGttgataatattattattattattattattattattattatcatcatcattgtgcTACATTATTAATCCattaactcccaggagtgaccaagacagaattctcctttcaatatcaatacaatattgatGTATATGAAAGAAAGACACATCGATGACATCACTagagtaaaaaattttaatgaggggattattagttgatttaataccaaattcttcctactaacatcataagaattatatgacAGAtagtaaggaaaaattaataaGGAGATCTTGGGGGTGAATGGGTTAAGCAATAGATGGCTCTTTCTGTCAATTTACTGGCCTTATGTTACCCATGCAAGATGTTTGGTGGACACAAGAACAATTTGTCAAGTTTATCAGCCAAGTATGAGTGATTCACAAACTTTTTTCTattgttctcccaacatcccaagTGGGTCAATATACcagtaaactgatagaaagtgcaGTTTAAtgctatttttaaataaaattttcttttctaaaggTTTGCCTCTGCAATTAAAGACAGGATGCTCGTAATATCTCAATTATTTCTTAAACTAGGATCAGGTCTGGTTGTGCAGGCCAATATAATCCAGATCAGACCATTGTCTTGATCATTGGGACTTGTATTTACAGATTTGTGTGGTGTGTGGATCTTGTACAGCTGGTGCTGCATATGTACCCACAATGGCAGATGAAGCTGTTATTGTGGACAAAATTGGTACAATCTTCCTTGGTGGCCCTCCGCTAGTAAAGGTAGGTCATTATGACTGAGTATATGGGCATGCAAATTGGtgaaatttttgcaaacattCAGGGCCCAGTTATAATGGGTGGATAACcatatccaatggataaatttctatccagtggataagtgagAGCAGAATGTACTACACTGTCCACCAGATAGGGATTTATCCATTGCATAACCTTGGAACAACTGGGACctggttttcatttcattctgaATTATGGACTTGTCTTGTTTTAGGCTGCTACTGGGGAAGTTGTCAGTGCAGAGGAACTAGGCGGGGCTTTGATGCACTCCAGGTATGCACAGTTAACAAATAGAATCCACAATGCCTAGCATCTGTTCAATAGCAGATCACAGATCATGTcaaaaatgtggtaagaacaaaaaagtagcACACAAGGTGCAGCAGAGTTTGTCAAtaatgttcttaccacattttgaggTCGTCTGGGATTTGTTATTGTATCAACCCAcagtaacatggaatctatttgttttatataatatataaaacaaatagatttatttatataataaagaagcaaacaatTGTAAATTGTGATGTCAGCTATGTGTCTGTTCTCCAATAGAACCAATTAAAATATGTGTCTAATTGTTACTTGCTTACATGTTCAGTAACCTCTATAAGATTATTAGTGGAATCATTGTTTGTATATTCAGGCATTTTATTAGATGTAAGACCACTCTAATCTGTTAGATAATTAATTTGTGCATTAAATATGTGTTAAATGCATTGTCCCCTGCCTCTCCAACTATGTTTGGCTCTGTCCTCAAAGTTGTGCTATTTCCATTAAATATTTAGAGTTTTTTGTAGTCAGCTAGTCTTCTGAGACTTATCAATGGTGCTGGTATTATTTTCAGTGTCAGTGGATGTACAGATCATTTTGAAGCTGATGAAGACAGTGCAATGGAAACAACAAGAAATATTGTAGCCACTCTAAATAGAGAGCAGTGGGTTACTTCATCAGGTGGGATCATTTTATACAACACTGTATAGCTGTAGTAAATGCAATCAGTCAGTTGGCATCTTGGTTAGCTGACTGGTCAGTTAGTCtgttggtcagtcagttagtcagtcagtcaattaaTCATTCCAAACTGTCAGCTTGCTAGTTGGAAAGTCCTTTCAGACTGTTCTTCAGTCACTCAATCAGCCTGTCAGTGTGTTGGTCAGTCAGGCAGATAGGTGGCCAGTCAGTCAGGGagttcagtcagtcagttagtcaaggagttcagtcagtcagttagtcagggagttcagtcagtcagttagtcagggCGTTCAGTCAAGCATTCAGTtaggcagtcagtcagttgatgcagtcagtcagtcagtcagtcagtcagggagttcaggcagtcagtcagttacTCAGTTGGTCAATCAGCTGGTCAGGGAGTCAGACAGCAGACAGGCAGAGAGACATTTAGTCAGTTgtttggtcagtcagtcagttggtcagtcagttagtcagacAACATACAAGTAGACACACAGACAGAGTTTCAGTCAGTTATCAAGTCAGCTAGTTATTTAGTCAGGGACTGACTCACTCAATCAGTCAACCAGTATATTTAGTTCATAGTTGTTCGCTTAATCTTATTGATGGTAAGTCAGTTAGTTCGTTGGTCGATCAATGCATTTATTTAGTCAGGTAACCACGTATGTGTTTGTCTCTGTGGTTGGTTTGTCAGTCAATCAGTGAACCTTTCTGTTTGACTGTCTTTCAGTCAGGAAATGTAGATAATGTTACGTTAGATCTGCATCCTCAGCAAGCGCTTTTTcccctttattcttttgtttttttctagaTGTACAAGCTCCTTTGTTTGATAGCGATGATCTTTTAGCCCTTGCACTATATGACAATACACAATTTCCTATGTATGAGGTGAGAGAGATTCCTCAGAGTATCAAACGTTgcttttaacattttaattgCAGCGAAAAACAAGGTAACGAACGCCTCTCTGTAATTTTATGGTTAGATATTAGCAAGACTTGTTGATGGAAGCCAGTTCCAGGAGTTTAAAACCAGATTTGGACCAGAACTAATCACAGGATTTGCTCGTGTTCATGGGTGAGGTTTACATTGTGACATCCTAATTAACCCgtaacaccctaacatcagtatgcatattttccataccgttctccatacatttcctagggtgctgttcaggagaatttgtttaacaatcaagagcttctttagttggtgatcatttcgcTCATTCTCTTGACCTTGATGTATGcttcagaggtgatattgtaaggagaaattaaatgctggtcacttttaagAGTTAATGGGTCAGGATATGTCTTGGTGTAGTGCGCTCAAGTCAAACAATTTATCCTTACTTTTTTAGGCCGAGTGTTACTCATACCTTTCGAAAAGATTGTAGTTATCTGTGAATGAATCAAGGGGTTATCTTGAAAATACCTTCAAATCTGGTTTTCATTCTCCTCTTTAGGTACTTGGTCGGAATTATCGCAAATAATGGTGAATTAACATCTCAAGCGTCTTTGAAGGTAAATttatatgatgttagttcagcTAAGACGAAATACAACATTGGAAACTTGTACATCAAGTAAAACCCGTTATCTAAAGTTACCTTAATAAGCCAAAAGTTTGGTCGTTGTTCCCTGCTCGGGTGGAGATCGgcgaaacttttttttgttggtaaatgctaccttaaaaaaaatttggatcacAACTTATCATTGGTGAGGAAAAAATAGCCAACAGATTTCTCTGTGTTTGGGAGTTGAAATCAAAGCGATGAACTGTAATGTGTACAACTCAAGTCCGTGGAAAGATCCGAGATTATTCGGAgagaggtttgccgggggtctggcactaatgaATTACCAACGCTAGACTCGTTGTAGACTTCACAGCGTTGTTCAAGGCCTCGTACTTTCCCTCAGGCAAAGAAACGCTTGTCCTAAATCACTTATAAGAAGGGCATGCTCGCAAGCTAAATCAATGTTCACCCGCGTGTTATCGCGCAGAATATTTATTCTGACTTCTTATTGGCTGTCGGtagtacttttcttttttctgattggtcagtttgtGATTACTTGGGTTTTGATGTAGCgtcaatcaaatgaaaagtgttCTTTGACCAATTATCTCCTTGTGACTTATATttgtgagttttctttttaGGGAACGCATTTTGTGGAGTTGTGTTGTCAGCGGAACGTCCCTCTCTTGTTCCTTCAAAACACTTTGCCCCAGACTCACGCTGGTTTACCCGTAGAGAACAGCGCCTGTTTGATCAAAGATCAAGCAAAACTGATGTCAGCGGTAGCCTGTGCTCAGGTATGATGcatggtttaaaaaaaactaacagtCTAATGCATGATGGGAATTTCACGGAAAGTGATGGATTGAGGGACTTTCACGTCGCCAATGCTAGTTATAAAAATCTTTATCTGAGTGAGTGAAAAAGCATCATAGCAATGGACGCGATTCCAAAGTCATGAGTGGGTATAAAGTCACTTCATAATCGAGTGTACAGGGCAGAAACAGCTGAGCATCGTTTCATCGGTTAGCCTAAAAAGTATCATTCAGCCAGgtatcggttttttttttaggaaaagtaACTAGGGCCAAATGCTCTACACACAGTCATGAAAGCAGCTGTAACTTTTATACGCGATGCTTTCAATGATGATGGCTTTGCTTTCTTACCGATTCGTGCTTCGCGATAGAAAGTTGCTTGGTTGTGGACATGCTGTACTGCTTTGGAGTGCCTCGGaaaattgaatttgcttttgcgtttgtttattttcttaccTTATCGCAAGACGAGAGTCGTGGCAAGATATTCATACCGGTAGGTTCGAAAAGCGGGCTCTGGGCGTCGAGACTGTCGACTCCTAGATTTACGTTGATAGCTTACTTTTGCGTGGTACTGTCAAAACAATGTGAGACTCAATTTTCTGGAAAGTTCAAAAAAGTTTTATATAAAGTTTTCATTACTGCCTGCTTATTTTATATCCTTTCTTACTCTGAGAATAATTTTTCTCATGATGAGTTCCTCATTTCGGTCGCTATTTATAAGATACGTGTAGTAAATCTTGGAAAGAAATAACGTCAGATATTTATTACTCTTTGAACTTCTTTTTAAACATTGACAAATCTTGAAAtggattatttattttttaatcaggtACCAAAGATAACTGTCATCATGAAGGGCAGTTACGGACCGAGCAGTTACGCAATGGTATGCCTATTGATGGCCTCTGAAGTAAAACTCTTACCCCGTAACTGATGTACACATGGAACACTTGACCAACgagttgattaaaaataaacagataaacaaTAATTGGCAGCTTTTTTTCGATTCTTCGAATTGGCAACTGTAtgtattttcaaattattttttgttgtatttggCTAAGTTCAGTGTAACTAGGTATTACATTGTAAGTTGGCTTAGTCCAGGTATTTGAAAATAAGGAACAAAATGTGCCATGCAATTATCAAAGATTTTCAGGTCACATCCTCGATGTTGTTCATTTTGTCCCTTTTCATATAATCTGGTAGTATTcccttgaattttattttcatttatttattttttttcagtgtggTCGTTCTTTTAATCCGCGTTTCTTATTTACATGGCCCACGGCACAAGTTGCCATGGATACAGTGGAGGACATGGTTTCCATGTGTTGTGCAGAGGTAagcttgttttggtttttgtggtttttttttttcggatcaATAATTAGTTTCAATGGTTAAGTTACACATCCATACCCTTTGGATTGTCTTTCCGCCGGAGTAAAAGGCGTAGGCTAAAAAGACctttaactggaaaattttTGGAAGTTCAGGGAGAAACCATCTGACGAGTTATCGAGGGAGAGGTGGGTTAAATCAAACACTTTAAGTTAAAAGGAAGGAAATAGAGAGTAACAATCCATGTTAagtaaataactgaaaaacCCACATTTTTAAGCCGAAAAATTTTCGCTGATGGAGAAAGATTTTGCCGGAATGGTTTTCGCACAAGGATAATCTTATAGTctaattttacaatttcctaccaccgtcccccccccccccccttaaaaaaatcaatttttaaatttttttttgtgtgtgaaacGACCACATCCCCTTTGCGTTGTTCTCTCCAAATTTGGAGAGTATGGAAggagaaggggagggggggggggcggctGAGAGACCCAGAAATAAGGTTAGCCCAGTCACGGTAAACAGCAGAGATTACATCCTATCTCGAACACTTTTTGTATTCTTTGAATAACCAAGcagtaaaaaaaacccttcTAGAATGTTTTGGAGAATGTTTTGGCAGTTTTCTCTATTGGCTGCAGGGCAACAGGAAAATTTCGTGTTGATAATAGTATCTTTAATCTctatttcttataattttcGTTGCTTCTTTCCACTTGCCTTAcctttaaaacttattttttttctcctcaattTCATGTAGCGCGAAGCAGAAAACGATAGTTTGGACGAAGAGAAACTCGTGGCATTGAAGGAAAAGCTCAGTAACAAGTAAGAAACTGTTGCAATCTTACCGTATTTTGGCAATTCAGCCATTAGACTTGGAAGCTCAAAGACTGTTAACGAAGTAAATACATGCACCACCGAGGCACGCTAGTATGTTATGTCAGTGTACAAAATGTGAAGGTAGCGTAAATTCCATAGCCTTGATATCGCTGGACCTTAGAGACTGGCTATTAAGCGGCGACGAGTCACAGCAATCAATCTTATCGGTGCGAGATGGCACAAATTCAAACCAATATGAATTTGAGTAACTTGATGCAGAGATATTTGGCCCCAAAAAAGTCTTTTCACACTTAGTGAAGAATCACTGACAGGACTTTATTGAAACCAGTAACGGGAACGGAACTCTCGGACTTAAAGTACGGCGGTAATCCGTAAAACGATTTAAGATGGCGGTTGACAACGCGGTCTGAGCACCAGTTTCACCGCAACCAGTTTTTGGCAAGCGCTCTTCTAAATCAATTGTTTGAGCAATCAGCAAGAAGGAGAAGTGAAGAGCCGGTTTTTGACTTGAACTTTAAATCTTGCGCATTTTGTCATACTTTGTCTATTGGTTCTGTAACATTTAGGAGGGAGGACATTCGTCTCATCTTAAGTCTGATAACAATGAGACTTCGCCGCACGctctgaaacaacaaaaactagGCATGCGCAAAGCAATCTTGCACTAAGACCTTATCGAGCACAACTCCCACATTCCTTTCTTTTGTGAATTAGGTttgaaaaagaatcaaatgGTTACTACGGAAGTGCTCGTCTATGGGATGATGGTGTTATTCTACCTCAAGACACAAGGAAGGTACGTAACACTTTCAAAATCCCGTTGTGTCCAGTCTCTTAGCACCCCCCTCCACTCACGTTTGGTCATTTCTCCGTAGGTT
This is a stretch of genomic DNA from Pocillopora verrucosa isolate sample1 chromosome 12, ASM3666991v2, whole genome shotgun sequence. It encodes these proteins:
- the LOC131783716 gene encoding methylcrotonoyl-CoA carboxylase beta chain, mitochondrial, producing MSNSVFYGTSRLRGISSRLAGSLLSNPAWAKPVSNFPNFKVIDGYVDRNSPAFLSKLTQQTEILKSFKEFTNIALLGGGEKAIERHTKRNKKLLVRERLSKLLDDGTDFLELSQFAGLDLEYGNVPSAGVVSGIGQVAGQLCVIVANDATVKGGTIYPIAVKKQLRAQEIAEVNKLPCIFLMDSGGAFLPLQADIFPETGGRVFYNEAVMSMNAVPTICVVCGSCTAGAAYVPTMADEAVIVDKIGTIFLGGPPLVKAATGEVVSAEELGGALMHSSVSGCTDHFEADEDSAMETTRNIVATLNREQWVTSSDVQAPLFDSDDLLALALYDNTQFPMYEILARLVDGSQFQEFKTRFGPELITGFARVHGYLVGIIANNGELTSQASLKGTHFVELCCQRNVPLLFLQNTLPQTHAGLPVENSACLIKDQAKLMSAVACAQVPKITVIMKGSYGPSSYAMCGRSFNPRFLFTWPTAQVAMDTVEDMVSMCCAEREAENDSLDEEKLVALKEKLSNKFEKESNGYYGSARLWDDGVILPQDTRKVLGQSLRAALSSFPRGQGSNFGVFRM